A single Corvus hawaiiensis isolate bCorHaw1 chromosome 24, bCorHaw1.pri.cur, whole genome shotgun sequence DNA region contains:
- the TIMELESS gene encoding protein timeless homolog isoform X4 translates to MDWYMMNCELLATCSALGYLEGDVYHREPDCLESVKDLIRYLRHEDETRDVRQQLGAAQILQNDLLPILVQYPQDKALFDAVIRLMVNLTQPALLCFGKVPSDAASRHYFLQVLSYLQAYKEAFASEKVFVVLSEKLYNLLQLDWEQRQEEDTLLIERILLLVRNVLHVPPDPTEEQQGVDGDASVHDRVLWALHISGMDDLLKFLASAQVEQQWALHVLEIISLMFRDQSPEELAALGQGTAGAEHGEDTRELESLRQRELAEKRARALQRPSRHSRFGGSYVLQGFKSIGDRDVVFHKGLHNLKTYTHDLGKEPQRVPRHRQAAPESEPSRRSARNVRLFLRHFCQDFLEGCYNRLMLLVKDQLVREKAQQHDETYYLWATAFFMAFNRCRGFRPELVSETVGVRAFHFIEQNLTTYYEMALMDKKEATTWARRMHLALKAYQELLRTVQEMDRSPEQAVRDSSQVIKSNIFYLMEYRELFLALFRKFDETKQPRSFLRDLVETAHLFLRMLERFCRGRANLVVQSKRVRRKKKPRAPAPPAPPSAAELEQLWEGLAPQLQACLEGEVPLPEDVVPFDAASETPVEEQRAEALLRIQECLRDSRVPQALRLLRSARDVWPEGDVFGAADAGPPEETQLLREILVAPLPRHAPEEPEEEEEEDEEEEEQTVQVSEKEFNFLDYLKRFACAPVVRALVLLLRGYAQNSPRTNHCAARLLHRLARDLRMEPLLFQLSLFALFHRLLSDPAAAAHQELVALAKFILGKFFALAATNKKAFVELLFWKSPAIVCEMTKGYSSLQEGEGTTRSRVSPWTPQEEQELQELYWKYKEVEGGDIIAAILAHLPPPGRTRRQVVKQLVRMGLASSAKDFQQERKGTRIVLWTQEQEEELTRLFEEFQGSDDVLGNIMKHLTARRSRARVVEKLLGLGLVAERKELFKKRRRKGHGHGPGPGQAAVSVPAVPAQDSSGEDEDSEEEEEEDEDEAEEGPMEEHWVPEEGAGQDLAQHLHQEGLAGPLRWLETCLRRVAGDREEDGVSHPVPLVPLTEENEDAMEDRRFRTLLRQLGLRPPASEQESFWRIPAALTPQQLRRAAASIARHGHDPSGSPQDPPEPPGCPQDPAPAEPLPAGLGSDSESEEPVPVPIPVPSPVQPRTKRRRELASEDEDEDGGSSGTEPAPAAPCSEEDEEDEDPQPRGRRKRIRCLEEEEEEEEEDEG, encoded by the exons ATGGACTGGTACATGATGAACTGCGAGCTCCTGGCCACCTGCAGCGCCCTGGGCTACCTGGAGGGCGACGTGTACCACCGGGAGCCCGACTGCCTGG AGAGCGTCAAGGACCTGATCCGGTACCTGCGCCATGAGGATGAGACTCGGGACGTGCGGCAGCAGCTGGGGGCAGCCCAGATCCTGCAGAACGACCTCCTGCCCATCCTGGTGCAGTACCCGCAGGACAAGGCGCTCTTCGACGCCGTCATCAG GCTGATGGTGAACCTGACGCAGCCGGCCCTGCTCTGCTTCGGGAAGGTGCCATCAGATGCCGCCTCCCGGCACTACTTTCTGCAGGTGCTGTCCTACCTGCAGGCCTACAAGGAG GCGTTCGCCAGTGAGAAGGTGTTCGTGGTGCTCAGTGAGAAGCTCTACAACCTCCTACAGCTG GACTGGGAGCAGCGGCAGGAGGAGGACACGCTGCTGATCGAGAGGATCCTGCTGCTGGTGCGCAACGTGCTGCACGTGCCCCCAGACCCCACAGAGGAGCAG CAGGGCGTGGACGGCGACGCCAGCGTGCACGACCGGGTGCTGTGGGCGCTGCACATCAGCGGCATGGATGACCTGCTCAAATTCCTGGCCAGCGCCCAGGTGGAGCAGCAATGGGCCCTGCACGTCCTGGAGATCATCTCCCTCATGTTCCGTGACCAG agcccagaggagctggcggcactgggacaggggacagcgggTGCTGAGCACGGGGAGGACACGCGGGAGCTGGAGAGCCTGCGGCAGCGGGAGCTGGCGGAGAAGAGAGCCCGGGCACTGCAGCGCCCGTCCAG gCATTCCCGCTTCGGTGGCTCCTACGTCCTGCAGGGCTTCAAGTCCATCGGGGACCGGGATGTGGTGTTCCACAAAGGGCTGCACAAC CTGAAGACCTACACCCACGACCTGGGCAAGGAGCCCCAGCGGGTGCCCCGGCACCGCCAGGCCGCCCCCGAGTCCGAGCCCTCCCGCCGCTCCGCCCGCAACGTCCGGCTCTTCCTGCGCCACTTCTGCCAGGACTTCCTGGAGGGCTGCTACAACCGCCTGATGCTGCTGGTCAag GACCAGCTGGTGCGGGAGAAGGCTCAGCAGCACGACGAGACCTATTACCTGTGGGCCACCGCCTTCTTCATGGCCTTCAACCGGTGCCGTGGCTTCCGGCCCGAGCTGGTGTCCGAGACCGTGGGGGTCCGAGCCTTCCACTTCATCGAGCAGAACCTCACCACCTACTACGAGATGGCACTGATGGACAAGAAGGAGGCAACAACCTGGGCCCGCAG GATGCACTTGGCCCTGAAGGCATACCAGGAGCTGCTGCGGACGGTGCAGGAGATGGACCGCTCGCCGGAGCAGGCGGTGCGGGACAGCAGCCAGGTCATCAAGA gcaACATCTTCTACCTGATGGAATACCGGGAACTCTTCCTCGCGCTCTTCCGCAAGTTCGACGAGACCAAGCAGCCGCGCAGCTTCCTGCGGGACCTGGTGGAGACGGCCCACCTCTTCCTCCGCATGCTGGAGCGCTTCTGCCGCGGCCGTGCCAACCTCGTGGTGCAG AGCAAACGTGTGCGGAGGAAGAAGAAGCCTCGCGCGCCCGCGCCACCCGCCCCACCCAGCGCCGccgagctggagcagctgtgggaaggatTGGCTCCGCAGCTCCAGGCCTGTCTGGAG GGCGAGGTGCCCCTCCCCGAGGACGTGGTGCCCTTCGACGCCGCCTCGGAGACGCCGGTGGAGGAGCAGCGCGCGGAGGCTCTGCTGCGGATCCAGGAGTGCCTGCGGGATTCCCGCGTGCCCCAGGCCCTGCGGCTGCTCCGCTCTGCCAG ggacGTCTGGCCCGAAGGGGACGTGTTCGGAGCCGCGGACGCGGGGCCGCCCGAGGAGACGCAGCTGCTGCGGGAGATCCTCGTCGCTCCCCTGCCCA GGCACGCGCCCGAGGAGCccgaggaagaggaagaggaggatgaggaagaggaggagcagaccgTGCAGGTGTCGGAGAAGGAATTCAACTTCCTCGACTACCTGAAGCG GTTCGCCTGTGCCCCCGTGGTGCGGgcgctggtgctgctgctcagggggTACGCGCAGAACAGCCCCCGCACCAACCACTGCGCCGCGCGCCTGCTGCACCGCCTGGCCCGCGACCTGCGCATGGAGCCGCTGCTCTTCCAGCTCTCCCTCTTCGCCCTCTTCCACCGCCTGCTCAGCGACCCTGCGGCCGCCGCGCACCAG gagctggTGGCCTTGGCTAAATTCATCCTGGGAAAGTTCTTTGCGCTGGCGGCCACCAACAAAAAGGCCTTTGTGGAGCTGCTCTTCTGGAAGAGCCCGGCCATCGTCTGCGAGATGACCAAGGGCtacagctccctgcaggagggagaggg gaccACCCGGAGCCGGGTCTCCCCCTGGACCccccaggaggagcaggagctgcaggagctgtacTGGAAGTACAAGGAGGTGGAAG GTGGGGACATCATCGCTGCCATCCTGGCCCATCTCCCACCGCCCGGGCGGACACGGAGGCAGGTGGTGAAGCAGCTGGTGCGGATGGGGCTGGCCAGCAGTGCCAAGGACTTCCAGCAGGAGAG GAAGGGCACCCGCATCGTGCTGTGGacgcaggagcaggaggaggagctgaCGCGGCTTTTCGAGGAGTTCCAGGGCTCAGATG ACGTCCTGGGGAACATCATGAAGCACCTGACGGCGCGGCGCTCACGGGCTCGGGTGGTGGAgaagctgctggggctggggctggtggcagaGCGCAAGGAGCTGTTCAAGAAACGCAGGAGGAAGGGCCACGGccacggccccggccccgggcag GCTGCCGTGAGTGTCCCggctgtgccagcccaggaCAGCTCGGGAGAGGACGAGGACagcgaggaggaggaagaggaggatgaggatgaagcAGAGGAAGGCCCCATGGAGGAGCACTGGGTGCCCGAGGAAGGGGCTGGGCAGGACCTGGCGCAGCACCTGCATCAGGAAG gcctGGCCGGGCCCCTGCGGTGGCTGGAGACCTGTCTGCGGAGGGTGGCGGGGGACCGCGAGGAGGACG GCGTGTCCCACCCGGTGCCGCTGGTGCCGCTGACGGAGGAGAACGAGGATGCCATGGAGGACCGGCGCTTCCGGACCCTGCTGCGGCAGCTGGGGCTGCGGCCGCCTGCCAGCGAGCAG GAATCCTTCTGGCGCATCCCGGCCGCCCTCACCCCGCAGCAGCTCCGGCGTGCGGCCGCCTCCATCGCCCGCCATGGCCATGACCCCTCAGGATCCCCCCAGGACCCGCCGGAGCCACCCGGGTGCCCCCAAGACCCGGCTCCAG CAGAGCCGCTGCCGGCAGGGCTGGGATCGGACTCGGAGAG CGAGGAGCCCGTCCcggtccccatccctgtccccagcccggtGCAGCCGCGCACCAAGAGGCGCCGGGAGCTCGCCAgcgaggatgaggatgaggatggtggGAGCTCAG GCACCGAGCcggcccccgcagccccctgctccgaggaggatgaggaggatgaggatccACAGCCCCGGGGGCGGCGGAAGCGCATCCgctgcctggaggaggaggaggaggaggaggaggaggatgagggtTGA
- the TIMELESS gene encoding protein timeless homolog isoform X3, whose product MDWYMMNCELLATCSALGYLEGDVYHREPDCLESVKDLIRYLRHEDETRDVRQQLGAAQILQNDLLPILVQYPQDKALFDAVIRLMVNLTQPALLCFGKVPSDAASRHYFLQVLSYLQAYKEAFASEKVFVVLSEKLYNLLQLDWEQRQEEDTLLIERILLLVRNVLHVPPDPTEEQQGVDGDASVHDRVLWALHISGMDDLLKFLASAQVEQQWALHVLEIISLMFRDQSPEELAALGQGTAGAEHGEDTRELESLRQRELAEKRARALQRPSRHSRFGGSYVLQGFKSIGDRDVVFHKGLHNLKTYTHDLGKEPQRVPRHRQAAPESEPSRRSARNVRLFLRHFCQDFLEGCYNRLMLLVKDQLVREKAQQHDETYYLWATAFFMAFNRCRGFRPELVSETVGVRAFHFIEQNLTTYYEMALMDKKEATTWARRMHLALKAYQELLRTVQEMDRSPEQAVRDSSQVIKSNIFYLMEYRELFLALFRKFDETKQPRSFLRDLVETAHLFLRMLERFCRGRANLVVQSKRVRRKKKPRAPAPPAPPSAAELEQLWEGLAPQLQACLEGEVPLPEDVVPFDAASETPVEEQRAEALLRIQECLRDSRVPQALRLLRSARDVWPEGDVFGAADAGPPEETQLLREILVAPLPSESPAVTPGRGKTVGRCGPSAHPTAGHAPEEPEEEEEEDEEEEEQTVQVSEKEFNFLDYLKRFACAPVVRALVLLLRGYAQNSPRTNHCAARLLHRLARDLRMEPLLFQLSLFALFHRLLSDPAAAAHQELVALAKFILGKFFALAATNKKAFVELLFWKSPAIVCEMTKGYSSLQEGEGTTRSRVSPWTPQEEQELQELYWKYKEVEGGDIIAAILAHLPPPGRTRRQVVKQLVRMGLASSAKDFQQERKGTRIVLWTQEQEEELTRLFEEFQGSDDVLGNIMKHLTARRSRARVVEKLLGLGLVAERKELFKKRRRKGHGHGPGPGQAAVSVPAVPAQDSSGEDEDSEEEEEEDEDEAEEGPMEEHWVPEEGAGQDLAQHLHQEGLAGPLRWLETCLRRVAGDREEDGVSHPVPLVPLTEENEDAMEDRRFRTLLRQLGLRPPASEQESFWRIPAALTPQQLRRAAASIARHGHDPSGSPQDPPEPPGCPQDPAPEPLPAGLGSDSESEEPVPVPIPVPSPVQPRTKRRRELASEDEDEDGGSSGTEPAPAAPCSEEDEEDEDPQPRGRRKRIRCLEEEEEEEEEDEG is encoded by the exons ATGGACTGGTACATGATGAACTGCGAGCTCCTGGCCACCTGCAGCGCCCTGGGCTACCTGGAGGGCGACGTGTACCACCGGGAGCCCGACTGCCTGG AGAGCGTCAAGGACCTGATCCGGTACCTGCGCCATGAGGATGAGACTCGGGACGTGCGGCAGCAGCTGGGGGCAGCCCAGATCCTGCAGAACGACCTCCTGCCCATCCTGGTGCAGTACCCGCAGGACAAGGCGCTCTTCGACGCCGTCATCAG GCTGATGGTGAACCTGACGCAGCCGGCCCTGCTCTGCTTCGGGAAGGTGCCATCAGATGCCGCCTCCCGGCACTACTTTCTGCAGGTGCTGTCCTACCTGCAGGCCTACAAGGAG GCGTTCGCCAGTGAGAAGGTGTTCGTGGTGCTCAGTGAGAAGCTCTACAACCTCCTACAGCTG GACTGGGAGCAGCGGCAGGAGGAGGACACGCTGCTGATCGAGAGGATCCTGCTGCTGGTGCGCAACGTGCTGCACGTGCCCCCAGACCCCACAGAGGAGCAG CAGGGCGTGGACGGCGACGCCAGCGTGCACGACCGGGTGCTGTGGGCGCTGCACATCAGCGGCATGGATGACCTGCTCAAATTCCTGGCCAGCGCCCAGGTGGAGCAGCAATGGGCCCTGCACGTCCTGGAGATCATCTCCCTCATGTTCCGTGACCAG agcccagaggagctggcggcactgggacaggggacagcgggTGCTGAGCACGGGGAGGACACGCGGGAGCTGGAGAGCCTGCGGCAGCGGGAGCTGGCGGAGAAGAGAGCCCGGGCACTGCAGCGCCCGTCCAG gCATTCCCGCTTCGGTGGCTCCTACGTCCTGCAGGGCTTCAAGTCCATCGGGGACCGGGATGTGGTGTTCCACAAAGGGCTGCACAAC CTGAAGACCTACACCCACGACCTGGGCAAGGAGCCCCAGCGGGTGCCCCGGCACCGCCAGGCCGCCCCCGAGTCCGAGCCCTCCCGCCGCTCCGCCCGCAACGTCCGGCTCTTCCTGCGCCACTTCTGCCAGGACTTCCTGGAGGGCTGCTACAACCGCCTGATGCTGCTGGTCAag GACCAGCTGGTGCGGGAGAAGGCTCAGCAGCACGACGAGACCTATTACCTGTGGGCCACCGCCTTCTTCATGGCCTTCAACCGGTGCCGTGGCTTCCGGCCCGAGCTGGTGTCCGAGACCGTGGGGGTCCGAGCCTTCCACTTCATCGAGCAGAACCTCACCACCTACTACGAGATGGCACTGATGGACAAGAAGGAGGCAACAACCTGGGCCCGCAG GATGCACTTGGCCCTGAAGGCATACCAGGAGCTGCTGCGGACGGTGCAGGAGATGGACCGCTCGCCGGAGCAGGCGGTGCGGGACAGCAGCCAGGTCATCAAGA gcaACATCTTCTACCTGATGGAATACCGGGAACTCTTCCTCGCGCTCTTCCGCAAGTTCGACGAGACCAAGCAGCCGCGCAGCTTCCTGCGGGACCTGGTGGAGACGGCCCACCTCTTCCTCCGCATGCTGGAGCGCTTCTGCCGCGGCCGTGCCAACCTCGTGGTGCAG AGCAAACGTGTGCGGAGGAAGAAGAAGCCTCGCGCGCCCGCGCCACCCGCCCCACCCAGCGCCGccgagctggagcagctgtgggaaggatTGGCTCCGCAGCTCCAGGCCTGTCTGGAG GGCGAGGTGCCCCTCCCCGAGGACGTGGTGCCCTTCGACGCCGCCTCGGAGACGCCGGTGGAGGAGCAGCGCGCGGAGGCTCTGCTGCGGATCCAGGAGTGCCTGCGGGATTCCCGCGTGCCCCAGGCCCTGCGGCTGCTCCGCTCTGCCAG ggacGTCTGGCCCGAAGGGGACGTGTTCGGAGCCGCGGACGCGGGGCCGCCCGAGGAGACGCAGCTGCTGCGGGAGATCCTCGTCGCTCCCCTGCCCAGTGAGTCCCCAGCTGTGACACCGGGAAGGGGGAAAACTGTGGGGCGCTGCGGCCCCTCAGCACATCCCACCGCAGGGCACGCGCCCGAGGAGCccgaggaagaggaagaggaggatgaggaagaggaggagcagaccgTGCAGGTGTCGGAGAAGGAATTCAACTTCCTCGACTACCTGAAGCG GTTCGCCTGTGCCCCCGTGGTGCGGgcgctggtgctgctgctcagggggTACGCGCAGAACAGCCCCCGCACCAACCACTGCGCCGCGCGCCTGCTGCACCGCCTGGCCCGCGACCTGCGCATGGAGCCGCTGCTCTTCCAGCTCTCCCTCTTCGCCCTCTTCCACCGCCTGCTCAGCGACCCTGCGGCCGCCGCGCACCAG gagctggTGGCCTTGGCTAAATTCATCCTGGGAAAGTTCTTTGCGCTGGCGGCCACCAACAAAAAGGCCTTTGTGGAGCTGCTCTTCTGGAAGAGCCCGGCCATCGTCTGCGAGATGACCAAGGGCtacagctccctgcaggagggagaggg gaccACCCGGAGCCGGGTCTCCCCCTGGACCccccaggaggagcaggagctgcaggagctgtacTGGAAGTACAAGGAGGTGGAAG GTGGGGACATCATCGCTGCCATCCTGGCCCATCTCCCACCGCCCGGGCGGACACGGAGGCAGGTGGTGAAGCAGCTGGTGCGGATGGGGCTGGCCAGCAGTGCCAAGGACTTCCAGCAGGAGAG GAAGGGCACCCGCATCGTGCTGTGGacgcaggagcaggaggaggagctgaCGCGGCTTTTCGAGGAGTTCCAGGGCTCAGATG ACGTCCTGGGGAACATCATGAAGCACCTGACGGCGCGGCGCTCACGGGCTCGGGTGGTGGAgaagctgctggggctggggctggtggcagaGCGCAAGGAGCTGTTCAAGAAACGCAGGAGGAAGGGCCACGGccacggccccggccccgggcag GCTGCCGTGAGTGTCCCggctgtgccagcccaggaCAGCTCGGGAGAGGACGAGGACagcgaggaggaggaagaggaggatgaggatgaagcAGAGGAAGGCCCCATGGAGGAGCACTGGGTGCCCGAGGAAGGGGCTGGGCAGGACCTGGCGCAGCACCTGCATCAGGAAG gcctGGCCGGGCCCCTGCGGTGGCTGGAGACCTGTCTGCGGAGGGTGGCGGGGGACCGCGAGGAGGACG GCGTGTCCCACCCGGTGCCGCTGGTGCCGCTGACGGAGGAGAACGAGGATGCCATGGAGGACCGGCGCTTCCGGACCCTGCTGCGGCAGCTGGGGCTGCGGCCGCCTGCCAGCGAGCAG GAATCCTTCTGGCGCATCCCGGCCGCCCTCACCCCGCAGCAGCTCCGGCGTGCGGCCGCCTCCATCGCCCGCCATGGCCATGACCCCTCAGGATCCCCCCAGGACCCGCCGGAGCCACCCGGGTGCCCCCAAGACCCGGCTCCAG AGCCGCTGCCGGCAGGGCTGGGATCGGACTCGGAGAG CGAGGAGCCCGTCCcggtccccatccctgtccccagcccggtGCAGCCGCGCACCAAGAGGCGCCGGGAGCTCGCCAgcgaggatgaggatgaggatggtggGAGCTCAG GCACCGAGCcggcccccgcagccccctgctccgaggaggatgaggaggatgaggatccACAGCCCCGGGGGCGGCGGAAGCGCATCCgctgcctggaggaggaggaggaggaggaggaggaggatgagggtTGA